The following are encoded in a window of Perca fluviatilis chromosome 21, GENO_Pfluv_1.0, whole genome shotgun sequence genomic DNA:
- the socs3b gene encoding suppressor of cytokine signaling 3b, producing MVAFNGHNLLAMSSVTPPEGRVQGSNFTPHHYKPFSSHAHYQQVMRALRKLQESGFYWGAVGGREASSLLRSEPPGTFLIRDSSDHHHFFTLSVQTARGTKNLRIHSEGGGFFLQPDPQNTQEPPQFDCVLKLITHYMGKGPDAGRSREGACGGNSREAEKKGCSVYLIHTGGERIPLELHRPLSSSLSSLQHMCRRTLNNLGGSERTEQLPHTLRDFLEEYDAPI from the exons ATGGTAGCCTTCAACGGTCACAACCTCCTCGCCATGAGCAGCGTGACCCCTCCGGAGGGTAGGGTTCAGGGGTCGAACTTTACCCCGCATCACTACAAGCCCTTCAGCTCGCATGCACACTACCAGCAG GTGATGCGTGCGTTGCGCAAGCTACAGGAGAGTGGGTTTTACTGGGGGGCTGTGGGGGGCCGGGAGGCCAGCTCCCTGCTGCGCTCTGAACCGCCAGGCACCTTCCTAATCCGGGATTCCTCAGACCACCACCACTTCTTCACCCTCTCTGTCCAGACGGCTCGAGGAACCAAAAACCTGCGCATCCACAGCGAGGGAGGCGGCTTCTTCTTACAGCCGGACCCCCAAAACACCCAAGAGCCCCCGCAGTTTGATTGCGTGCTGAAACTCATAACGCACTACATGGGGAAAGGGCCAGATGCTGGAAGGAGCAGAGAAGGGGCATGTGGGGGCAATTCAAGAGAGGCCGAAAAGAAGGGGTGCAGCGTATATCTGATCCACACCGGCGGAGAGAGGATTCCCTTGGAACTGCACCGGCCCCTCTCAAGTTCTCTCTCATCCCTGCAGCACATGTGCAGGAGGACCCTGAACAATCTGGGGGGGTCAGAGCGAACCGAGCAGCTCCCACACACACTTAGAGACTTCCTGGAGGAGTACGACGCTCCAATATGA
- the LOC120551235 gene encoding CDP-diacylglycerol--glycerol-3-phosphate 3-phosphatidyltransferase, mitochondrial has translation MAAPMSWRRLVYSVYSPAIAGVFSRISDRVFRARDRRRGSSVLLLAPLLAEADPAPRHVSRPTGSAGAQGTDGLCSHFRWMAEHVPAFRVPGTHIHILTSPDQFYQTMKARIQTAKRRVVMASLYLGTGQLEQELVDCMEEALQRSQENSDAPDLKVSILLDYTRGSRGQVNSRTMLLPLLQRFTSQMRVSLYHTPDLRGLLRLLVPQRFNETIGVQHIKVYLFDDSIIISGANLSDSYFSNRQDRYVLLENCSEIADFFSDLVGAVGDVSLQLQPDDSVTMLEGMVHPYKGRNQRLLAAARKRIMEVVNTARVRQRLLNGSEFSEDEGMSEGEEDTWVFPLVQMKPLGIQVDEQVTQRLLTDAGPDSTVFLTSGYFNLTRAYMRLVLGAGASYRILTASPEVNGFFGAQGVAGAIPAAYIHIARQFYNQVCRLGQQERVHLHEYHRSQWTFHAKGLWYYLQGQDRPCLTLIGSPNFGYRSVHRDLEAQIAIVTENEELQSQLQEEQEMLYQRSTEVSDSTFEQPDRHVKLWVKLVTPLIKNFF, from the exons ATGGCGGCTCCCATGTCCTGGAGAAGGCTTGTGTACTCCGTGTACTCACCGGCCATCGCCGGGGTTTTCTCTCGAATATCTGACCGGGTCTTCCGCGCACGGGACAGAAGAAGAGG GTCCtcggtgctgctgctggctcCCCTCCTGGCCGAAGCCGACCCGGCCCCCCGACATGTCTCTAGGCCCACCGGGTCAGCTGGAGCTCAGGGTACAGACGGCCTCTGCAGCCACTTCCGATGGATGGCAGAGCACGTACCCGCTTTCCGGGTGCCGGGCACCCACATCCACATCCTCACCTCACCTGACCAGTTCTACCAGACTATGAAG GCTCGCATCCAGACTGCGAAGAGGCGAGTGGTGATGGCTTCGTTGTATCTGGGAACAGGTCAGCTGGAGCAGGAGCTG gtGGACTGCATGGAGGAAGCTCTACAGCGCTCACAGGAGAACAGCGATGCTCCTGACCTAAAAGTCTCCATATTGCTGGACTACACTCGCGGCTCACGAG GACAGGTTAACTCGAGGACCATGCTGCTGCCGTTGCTGCAGCGCTTCACCTCTCAGATGAGGGTGTCTCTGTACCACACTCCGGACCTGAGGGGCCTGCTGCGGCTGCTCGTCCCTCAGCGCTTCAACGAGACCATCGGCGTCCAGCACATCAAAGTCTACCTGTTTGACGACAGCATTATCATCAGCGG TGCCAACCTGAGCGACTCGTACTTCAGCAACAGACAGGACCGCTATGTGCTGCTGGAGAACTGCAGCGAGATCGCCGACTTCTTCTCCGACCTGGTGGGAGCCGTGGGAGATGTTTCCCTGCAGCTGCAGCCAGACGACTCGGTCACCATGCTCGAGGGCATGGTGCACCCGTACAAAGGTAGAaaccaacgt CTTCTGGCGGCAGCAAGGAAGCGGATCATGGAGGTGGTGAACACGGCGCGCGTGAGGCAGCGACTGTTGAACGGGTCGGAGTTCTCTGAGGACGAGGGGATGAGCGAGGGGGAGGAGGACACCTGGGTGTTCCCTCTGGTCCAGATGAAACCTCTGGGGATCCAGGTGGACGAGCAGGTCACACAG CGCCTGCTGACCGACGCCGGGCCAGACTCCACTGTGTTTCTAACATCGGGTTACTTCAACCTGACCCGGGCGTACATGCGGCTGGTGCTCGGGGCCGGAGCCAGCTACCGCATCCTCACCGCCTCCCCCGAGGTCAACGGGTTCTTCGGAGCCCAGGGCGTCGCCGGAGCGATCCCTGCAGCTTACATCCACATCGCCCGGCAGTTTTACAACCAGGTGTGCCGGCTGGGACAGCAGGAGAGAGTGCACCTGCACGAATACCACAGATCACAGTGGACCTTCCACGCCAAAG GTCTGTGGTATTACCTCCAGGGGCAGGATCGGCCTTGCCTCACTCTAATTGGCTCCCCTAATTTCGGATACCGCTCAGTTCACCGCGACCTGGAGGCCCAAATCGCCATAGTGACGGAGAACGAGGAGCTGCAGAGCCAGCTGCAGGAG GAGCAGGAGATGTTGTACCAGCGGTCCACGGAGGTGTCCGACTCGACGTTTGAGCAGCCGGACCGCCACGTCAAGCTGTGGGTGAAACTAGTCACTCCCCTCATCAAGAATTTCTTCTGA